One Cupriavidus pauculus genomic window, CTGGATCTTCGCGCACAACGGCGACCTCAAGAATTTCAGCCCGTTCCTGTCCGGCGTGTACCAGCCCGTGGGCGACACCGACAGCGAACTCGCGTTCTGCACGCTGATGCAGGGCCTGCGCAAGCGGTTCCCGGGCTCGCAGCCGCCGCTGAACGAGCTTTGCCACGCGCTGGCCGACATCACGCGCGACATCACGCTGCACGGGGTCTTCAACTATCTGCTGTGCAACGGCCAGGCGCTGTTCGCGCACTGCTCGACGTACCTGTACTACATCGTGCGCCAGTGGCCGTTCTCCGAGGCACATCTGATCGATGCGGACCTGTCGATCGATTTCGCGCAGGTGACCACGCCCGACGACCGCGTGGCCGTGATCGCCACCGCGCCGCTGACCGACAACGAGACCTGGACGCGCTTCGCCCCCGGCGAGCTCATCATGTTCGAGAACGGCCTGCCGTCGATGACGCTGACCGTGCCGATTCCGCCCGAAGTCCAGGCCAAGAACGCCGCCAATACCGCATGCACCTAGCGTGCACCCAGCCGCGCGGGCCTGAGCCGCTTTGCGTTTTGCGAAAAACAGGTCTGCGCTAAACGCCTCTCACACCCTGCTTCCGCCTGAGATACTTCGCGATCGGATTTGAAC contains:
- a CDS encoding class II glutamine amidotransferase: MCQLLGMNCATPTDVTFSFTGFALRGGLTDHHSDGFGVAFFEDKACRLFIDNQSAGTSPVADLIKRYPIKSKNVISHIRKATQGTVRLENCHPFMRELWGRHWIFAHNGDLKNFSPFLSGVYQPVGDTDSELAFCTLMQGLRKRFPGSQPPLNELCHALADITRDITLHGVFNYLLCNGQALFAHCSTYLYYIVRQWPFSEAHLIDADLSIDFAQVTTPDDRVAVIATAPLTDNETWTRFAPGELIMFENGLPSMTLTVPIPPEVQAKNAANTACT